The sequence below is a genomic window from Flavobacterium lipolyticum.
TTTTATTTTGCTTTAAAAGAAAATCTAAATATTCTTTTATAATTGTATCACTTCCATTATTAACAATAGTGATAAATGTTTTTTTGTGAACTGTAACCAATAAAGATTCCAGACAAAGTTTTAAAATTGCAAAACTATCTTTAAAATAACCTTCCTGATTAGGTATGTAAACAGGGATTATGATCTGATGAATAAATTCAGAATCTTTTTGTGGTTCATCTTTAAATGGATTAAATCCTACCCGCATCTTATTTCTTAAATATAATTTTCAGTTTATGAAAAATCCTTTTTTTTAGTTTTGCTAATTTTAGAGAAACGGTATCATTTTTAATCTGTTGCTTAAAAAATACCTTATTCTCCCTAATGACTTTAGGAAATTCTCTTTTGATCCCAAAATATATACCTTGCTTTTTTTTATTTAAGAAAGTAGAATCTGAATCGCCATACTTTGTCTGATACAGTGATTCTATTATTTTCCAGCTGTTAACAAGACTATACGCTTTTTCGGTGGTTTGCAACAAACTTAAATTCTCACCGGACACATTATTTCGATATAAAACATAAGTATTACCGGCAAAGATTATTTTACTGCAATTCGATAATACTCTAAAAAAAAACTCCCCATCATCGTTCATTGTTAAACTTTCATTCCAGTCACCTGAAAATGTTATTAGTTTTTTATTCATTAAAAAACTGTGTGAAGGAAAAAAGCCTCCATGTAGACCTATCAAATCAAAATATTCTTTTGCAGAATCAAAATTTCTATAATCAGGATTATTTTCATGCAATTTAAGGGTTTCGCTAATATGATCAAATCTTCCCCATTTGCATGTTGAAAT
It includes:
- a CDS encoding glycosyltransferase family 2 protein, which encodes MNKPLVSIIIPAYNRAHLIGETLDSLIGQTYSNWECVIVDDNSSDKTEETIKLYKEKDNRFKLILKSKEDKKGASVSRNIGLKVAKGDYIQFLDSDDILAANKLEEQILLVSNEDEFVISTCKWGRFDHISETLKLHENNPDYRNFDSAKEYFDLIGLHGGFFPSHSFLMNKKLITFSGDWNESLTMNDDGEFFFRVLSNCSKIIFAGNTYVLYRNNVSGENLSLLQTTEKAYSLVNSWKIIESLYQTKYGDSDSTFLNKKKQGIYFGIKREFPKVIRENKVFFKQQIKNDTVSLKLAKLKKRIFHKLKIIFKK